One Actinosynnema pretiosum DNA segment encodes these proteins:
- a CDS encoding SIR2 family NAD-dependent protein deacylase, translating to MAAARRITVLTGAGVSTESGIPDFRGPHGSLSGVTEAGRSSTPDEYLNDPEVRRRVWRARLHHPVWTAEPNPAHRALVELQRAGRLRALLTQNVDGLHQRAGTRGVVELHGSLLRTACTDCGSPGDMREALERVRDGEDDPDCPACGGVLRATTVAFGQPLDPDVLRAARAAVVDCDLLLVAGTSLVVSPASDLVPLAARAGAAVLICNGEPTPCDPLAGALDRRPVGVSLPELVAVPVTGEGPVRTWGDPSTW from the coding sequence ATGGCCGCCGCCCGCCGGATCACGGTGCTGACCGGGGCCGGGGTCTCCACCGAGTCGGGCATCCCGGACTTCCGGGGGCCGCACGGCTCGCTCAGCGGCGTCACCGAGGCGGGGCGGTCCTCCACGCCCGACGAGTACCTGAACGACCCCGAGGTGCGGCGGCGGGTGTGGCGTGCCCGGCTGCACCACCCCGTGTGGACCGCCGAGCCCAACCCCGCGCACCGGGCGCTCGTGGAGCTCCAGCGCGCCGGGCGGCTGCGGGCGCTGCTCACGCAGAACGTCGACGGGCTGCACCAGCGGGCCGGGACGCGGGGGGTGGTCGAGCTGCACGGGTCGCTGCTGCGCACGGCGTGCACCGACTGCGGGTCTCCGGGGGACATGCGGGAGGCGCTGGAGCGGGTGCGGGACGGGGAGGACGACCCGGACTGCCCGGCCTGCGGCGGGGTGCTGCGGGCCACGACGGTCGCGTTCGGGCAGCCGCTGGACCCGGACGTGCTGCGGGCGGCGCGGGCGGCCGTGGTCGACTGCGACCTGCTGCTGGTCGCGGGCACGTCGCTGGTGGTCAGCCCGGCCTCGGACCTGGTGCCGCTGGCGGCTCGCGCGGGGGCCGCCGTGCTGATCTGCAACGGGGAGCCGACGCCGTGCGACCCGCTGGCGGGCGCGCTCGACCGGCGGCCGGTCGGGGTCTCGCTGCCCGAGCTGGTGGCCGTCCCGGTGACCGGGGAGGGGCCGGTGCGCACCTGGGGCGACCCGAGCACCTGGTGA
- a CDS encoding AMP-binding protein has translation MRVPLTVADFLERAEVAFASTTAAVDEPHQPAPPVPTTTYAGFADRVRAWQAGFDALGIGVGERIAVVSPNSARVLELLHAVPGSGRVCVPVNYRLRPAEVAYIVEHSGATALLVDPELELGGVRAPHRFTLGAHTEEELMLFGVAPRPWRDPDEDATATVNYTSGTTARPKGVRLTHRNLWINAVTFALHTRAWERDVYLHVLPMFHCNGWGMPYGLAGLGVPQVVLRKVDGDEILRRVRDHGVTLVCGAPAVWSAVLDAAARWDGEVPGRGRVRVVCAGAPPPSRVIARITAELGWEFLQIYGLTETAPLLTFNRTRPEDDGLTDEERARKLSRAGAPALGARLRISDTGEVLARSNVVMDCYWDNPGASAEALDGGWFHTGDGGHVDDDGHLVISDRKKDVIITGGENVSSVEVEDVLFDHPAVAEVAVIGVPHERWGETVKALVVLADGASATGAELIAHCKARLAGYKAPTSVEIRDAIPRTATGKVQKFKLRSPYWDGLNREVN, from the coding sequence ATGCGCGTACCGCTGACCGTCGCAGACTTCCTGGAGCGGGCCGAGGTCGCCTTCGCCTCCACCACCGCCGCCGTTGACGAGCCGCACCAGCCCGCGCCACCCGTCCCCACCACCACCTACGCCGGGTTCGCCGACCGGGTCCGCGCCTGGCAGGCCGGGTTCGACGCCCTGGGCATCGGCGTCGGCGAGCGGATCGCGGTGGTCAGCCCCAACTCGGCGCGGGTGCTCGAACTCCTGCACGCCGTGCCCGGCAGCGGGCGCGTCTGCGTGCCCGTGAACTACCGGCTGCGGCCCGCCGAGGTCGCCTACATCGTCGAGCACAGCGGGGCCACCGCCCTGCTCGTCGACCCCGAGCTCGAACTCGGCGGCGTCCGCGCCCCGCACCGCTTCACCCTCGGCGCGCACACCGAGGAGGAGCTGATGCTCTTCGGCGTCGCCCCGCGCCCGTGGCGCGACCCCGACGAGGACGCCACCGCCACCGTCAACTACACCTCCGGCACCACCGCCCGCCCCAAGGGCGTGCGGCTCACCCACCGCAACCTGTGGATCAACGCCGTCACCTTCGCCCTGCACACCCGCGCCTGGGAGCGGGACGTCTACCTGCACGTCCTGCCGATGTTCCACTGCAACGGCTGGGGGATGCCCTACGGGTTAGCCGGGCTGGGCGTGCCGCAGGTCGTGCTGCGCAAGGTCGACGGCGACGAGATCCTGCGCCGCGTCCGCGACCACGGCGTCACCCTCGTCTGCGGCGCGCCCGCCGTGTGGAGCGCGGTGCTCGACGCCGCCGCGCGCTGGGACGGCGAGGTCCCCGGACGCGGCCGGGTGCGCGTGGTGTGCGCGGGCGCCCCGCCGCCCAGCCGCGTCATCGCCCGGATCACCGCCGAGCTGGGCTGGGAGTTCCTGCAGATCTACGGCCTGACCGAGACCGCCCCGCTGCTCACGTTCAACCGCACCCGCCCCGAGGACGACGGGCTGACCGACGAGGAGCGCGCCCGCAAGCTCTCCCGCGCGGGCGCCCCCGCGCTCGGCGCCCGCCTGCGGATCTCCGACACCGGCGAGGTGCTGGCCCGCTCGAACGTGGTCATGGACTGCTACTGGGACAACCCCGGCGCCAGCGCGGAGGCCCTCGACGGCGGCTGGTTCCACACCGGCGACGGCGGGCACGTCGACGACGACGGGCACCTGGTCATCTCCGACCGCAAGAAGGACGTGATCATCACGGGCGGGGAGAACGTGTCGTCGGTGGAGGTGGAGGACGTGCTGTTCGACCACCCGGCGGTCGCCGAGGTCGCCGTCATCGGCGTCCCGCACGAGAGGTGGGGCGAGACGGTCAAGGCGCTCGTCGTGCTCGCCGACGGCGCCTCCGCCACCGGGGCCGAGCTGATCGCGCACTGCAAGGCGCGGCTGGCCGGGTACAAGGCCCCGACGTCGGTGGAGATCCGGGACGCGATCCCGCGCACCGCCACCGGGAAGGTGCAGAAGTTCAAGCTCCGCTCGCCCTACTGGGACGGGCTCAACCGCGAGGTCAACTGA
- a CDS encoding NlpC/P60 family protein — MGRWTGSGVVALVALLVLTGQSAAVPPPPPNPSDSEISEGREAADAAAARVGELNSKLSEAESRLQALDSEVAYKMELANKARVDLDIARTAADTARAEADSARAQSDASFEAVERSRRALDEFAAASYEHGSALGSVTAYFGATSPEDLLARAQLLEAVGGFGLDTLDDLHEAQDEAANKDSAARAARGEAEKKEKAADDAQRAAEGVMAAAVQAQRAQREQAGAIEQERGRVQGELEQALGSVEGLESQRERYGRWLEDKRREDAAAAAFRPPAVIAPPVGGGSGGPVGEGVEAVIARAMTQIGVRYSWGGGNYTGPTVGVRDGGEGDVHGDYYTVGFDCSGLMMYAFAGVGIYLPHYSGYQYTSGDRVPLEQARRGDMLFWGPGGGTHVALYLGDGMMLEAPYSGSAVKVSPVRYSGIVPYVTRLL, encoded by the coding sequence GTGGGTCGGTGGACGGGTTCCGGTGTGGTCGCGCTGGTCGCTCTCCTCGTCCTGACGGGACAGTCAGCGGCTGTCCCCCCGCCTCCGCCCAACCCCAGCGACAGCGAGATCAGCGAGGGCCGCGAGGCCGCTGACGCCGCCGCGGCGCGCGTCGGCGAGCTGAACAGCAAGCTGAGCGAGGCCGAGTCCCGCCTGCAGGCGCTGGACAGCGAGGTCGCCTACAAGATGGAGCTGGCGAACAAGGCGCGGGTCGACCTGGACATCGCCCGCACCGCCGCCGACACCGCCCGCGCCGAGGCCGACTCGGCCCGCGCCCAGTCGGACGCGTCGTTCGAGGCGGTGGAGCGCTCCCGCCGGGCGCTGGACGAGTTCGCCGCGGCCAGCTACGAGCACGGCAGCGCGCTCGGCTCGGTCACCGCCTACTTCGGCGCGACCAGCCCGGAGGACCTGCTGGCGCGCGCCCAGCTGCTCGAAGCGGTCGGCGGGTTCGGGTTGGACACGCTGGACGACCTGCACGAGGCGCAGGACGAGGCGGCGAACAAGGACTCCGCGGCGCGGGCGGCGCGCGGTGAGGCGGAGAAGAAGGAGAAGGCCGCCGACGACGCGCAGCGCGCCGCCGAGGGCGTGATGGCGGCGGCGGTGCAGGCGCAGCGGGCGCAGCGCGAGCAGGCGGGCGCGATCGAGCAGGAGCGCGGGCGGGTGCAGGGGGAGCTGGAGCAGGCGCTCGGGTCCGTGGAGGGGTTGGAGTCGCAGCGGGAGCGGTACGGGCGCTGGTTGGAGGACAAGCGGCGCGAGGACGCTGCCGCGGCGGCGTTCCGGCCGCCCGCGGTGATCGCGCCGCCGGTGGGCGGGGGTAGCGGCGGGCCGGTCGGGGAGGGCGTGGAGGCGGTGATCGCCCGTGCCATGACCCAGATCGGGGTGCGGTACTCGTGGGGCGGGGGGAACTACACCGGGCCCACGGTGGGGGTGCGGGACGGGGGTGAGGGCGACGTCCACGGGGACTACTACACGGTGGGGTTCGACTGCTCCGGGTTGATGATGTACGCGTTCGCGGGGGTGGGGATCTACCTGCCGCACTACTCGGGGTACCAGTACACGTCGGGGGACCGGGTGCCGCTGGAGCAGGCGCGGCGCGGGGACATGCTGTTCTGGGGGCCGGGCGGGGGGACGCACGTGGCGCTGTACCTGGGGGACGGGATGATGTTGGAGGCGCCTTACTCGGGGTCGGCGGTGAAGGTGTCGCCGGTGCGGTACAGCGGGATCGTGCCTTACGTGACTCGGCTGCTCTGA
- a CDS encoding RNA polymerase sigma factor, which translates to MDDDELLVIRCKLGEREACAELVRAWHPVVERYVARMLGRGDDDAVQEVWIGVFTGLPRLRDTGRFRAWLYTIARRAVVNRLRGVYRQSRVEPVGAGGSGDAGLSGGLGVPGGSGERPVDPVADLVLDREAVAAGLADLPPLEREVIVLFHLEDLALETCAQVCGVPVGTVKSRLNRARGLLRAALERKGYPA; encoded by the coding sequence ATGGACGACGACGAGCTGCTCGTCATCCGCTGCAAGCTCGGTGAGCGGGAGGCCTGCGCCGAACTGGTGCGGGCCTGGCACCCGGTCGTGGAGCGGTATGTCGCGCGGATGCTGGGGCGCGGGGATGACGACGCGGTGCAGGAGGTCTGGATCGGGGTGTTCACCGGGTTGCCGAGGTTGCGCGACACGGGGCGGTTCAGGGCTTGGTTGTACACGATCGCCCGGCGGGCTGTGGTGAACCGGTTGCGGGGGGTTTACCGCCAGTCGCGGGTTGAGCCGGTGGGGGCGGGTGGTTCGGGTGATGCGGGTCTTTCGGGTGGCCTGGGTGTTCCGGGTGGTTCGGGCGAACGGCCCGTCGATCCGGTGGCCGATCTGGTGCTGGACCGCGAGGCGGTCGCGGCGGGGCTGGCCGACCTGCCGCCGCTGGAACGCGAGGTGATCGTGCTGTTCCACCTGGAGGATTTGGCGCTGGAGACCTGCGCGCAGGTGTGCGGGGTGCCGGTGGGAACCGTCAAGTCCCGGCTCAACCGGGCACGCGGCCTGCTGCGGGCCGCGCTGGAGCGGAAGGGGTATCCGGCGTGA
- the mobA gene encoding molybdenum cofactor guanylyltransferase — MPGFARFALGTGGSWPDVAERSAEAWSAVVLSGGRGSRLGGVDKSDLVVRGRTLLKHALDAVSGAAQVIVVGAPKNEPDVQWTRETPPGGGPLAGLAAGVALVEHPRVVVLAVDQPGVTASTVTRLLTTNANAVLVDATGRTQWLTGVWRTEELRAALPQDPRNAPMRAVLAELVETRLPATEAESKDVDTPQDLADQS; from the coding sequence GTGCCCGGTTTTGCCCGATTCGCGCTAGGAACAGGCGGGAGCTGGCCAGACGTGGCGGAACGATCAGCTGAAGCGTGGTCGGCCGTCGTGCTGAGCGGCGGTCGCGGAAGCAGGCTGGGCGGCGTGGACAAGTCGGACCTGGTGGTCCGAGGCCGAACCCTGCTCAAACACGCCCTGGACGCGGTCTCAGGCGCCGCCCAGGTGATCGTCGTAGGCGCCCCGAAGAACGAACCCGACGTCCAGTGGACCAGGGAAACCCCACCGGGCGGCGGCCCCCTGGCCGGCCTGGCGGCAGGCGTGGCCCTGGTGGAACACCCACGCGTGGTGGTCCTGGCGGTGGACCAACCGGGCGTGACGGCATCAACCGTGACCCGCCTGCTCACCACGAACGCGAACGCGGTCCTGGTCGACGCGACGGGCCGAACGCAGTGGCTGACCGGCGTGTGGCGAACGGAGGAGCTCCGAGCGGCCCTACCGCAGGATCCGAGGAACGCGCCGATGCGCGCGGTGCTGGCGGAACTGGTGGAGACCAGACTCCCGGCGACCGAGGCCGAGTCCAAGGACGTGGACACCCCTCAAGACCTGGCCGACCAGTCCTAA
- a CDS encoding class I SAM-dependent methyltransferase, producing MEEEFWVDSWAEGGSRTSFHLRRVHPHAELLAERVPLEGRVVLVPLCGKSVDLLFFAERAERVVGVELVGRAVEEFFAENGLSPTEVDEGVFTAGNLTIRNQSLFDLGRGDLGRVDVVYDRAALIAFPEAMRGRYVAKILELATPGTRYFLNTLEYRPSLDSPPFSVGPEEVAGYYGEWFDIEHWVDEVQPGHRMVEKFGLEELREHGFLLRRR from the coding sequence GTGGAAGAGGAGTTCTGGGTGGACTCGTGGGCCGAGGGCGGCTCCCGGACGAGTTTCCACCTCAGGCGGGTGCACCCGCACGCCGAACTGCTGGCCGAGCGCGTCCCCCTGGAGGGGCGGGTGGTGCTGGTGCCGCTGTGCGGGAAGTCGGTCGACCTGCTGTTCTTCGCCGAACGGGCGGAACGGGTGGTCGGCGTGGAGCTGGTCGGGCGGGCGGTGGAGGAGTTCTTCGCGGAGAACGGCCTGTCGCCGACGGAGGTGGACGAGGGCGTGTTCACCGCGGGGAACCTGACGATCCGGAACCAGAGCCTGTTCGACCTGGGGAGGGGGGATCTGGGGAGGGTGGACGTGGTGTACGACCGCGCGGCGCTGATCGCGTTCCCGGAGGCGATGCGGGGGAGGTACGTGGCGAAGATCCTGGAGCTGGCGACACCGGGGACGCGGTACTTCCTGAACACCCTGGAGTACCGCCCGAGCCTGGACTCCCCGCCGTTCTCGGTGGGGCCGGAGGAGGTGGCCGGGTACTACGGGGAGTGGTTCGACATCGAGCACTGGGTGGACGAGGTCCAGCCGGGGCACCGGATGGTGGAGAAGTTCGGGTTGGAGGAACTGCGGGAGCACGGTTTCCTGCTGCGACGGCGCTAG
- a CDS encoding AAA family ATPase, translating to MSEPAAEAHTTPARDAQLLERTVFEVKRVIVGQDRLVERMLVGLLAKGHLLLEGVPGVAKTLAVETFATVVGGSFSRVQFTPDLVPADILGTRIYRQASESFDVELGPVVANFVLADEINRAPAKVQSAMLEVMAERHVSIGGKTFPMPTPFLVLATQNPIENEGVYPLPEAQRDRFLFKIQVEYPTAEEEREIVYRMGVEAPVPQQVLSPEELVRLQGVASRVFVHHALVDYVVRLVIATRAPKEHQLGDVAGWVAYGASPRASLGIIAASRALALVRGRDYVLPQDVVDVVPDVLRHRLVLSYDALADGVPLDHIITRVLQTVPLPQVSARPQAGGAPQPVGRP from the coding sequence TTGTCCGAGCCCGCCGCCGAGGCGCACACCACGCCGGCTCGTGACGCCCAGCTGCTCGAACGCACCGTGTTCGAGGTCAAGCGGGTGATCGTCGGCCAGGACCGGCTGGTCGAGCGGATGCTCGTCGGCCTGCTCGCGAAGGGCCACCTGCTCCTGGAGGGCGTGCCCGGCGTCGCCAAGACCCTGGCCGTGGAGACCTTCGCGACCGTGGTGGGCGGCAGCTTCTCGCGCGTGCAGTTCACGCCGGACCTCGTGCCCGCCGACATCCTCGGCACCCGCATCTACCGGCAGGCCAGCGAGAGCTTCGACGTGGAGCTCGGCCCGGTCGTCGCGAACTTCGTCCTCGCCGACGAGATCAACCGCGCGCCCGCCAAGGTCCAGTCCGCGATGCTGGAGGTCATGGCCGAGCGGCACGTGTCCATCGGCGGCAAGACCTTCCCCATGCCCACCCCGTTCCTGGTCCTGGCCACCCAGAACCCCATCGAGAACGAGGGCGTCTACCCGCTCCCCGAGGCGCAGCGCGACCGGTTCCTGTTCAAGATCCAGGTCGAGTACCCCACGGCCGAGGAGGAGCGGGAGATCGTCTACCGGATGGGCGTCGAGGCCCCCGTGCCGCAGCAGGTCCTCAGCCCCGAGGAGCTGGTGCGGCTGCAGGGCGTGGCCTCGCGGGTGTTCGTGCACCACGCGCTCGTCGACTACGTGGTGCGGCTGGTCATCGCGACCCGCGCGCCCAAGGAGCACCAGCTGGGCGACGTCGCGGGCTGGGTCGCGTACGGCGCCTCGCCGCGCGCCAGCCTCGGCATCATCGCCGCCTCGCGCGCGCTGGCCCTGGTGCGCGGGCGCGACTACGTGCTGCCCCAGGACGTGGTGGACGTGGTGCCGGACGTGCTGCGGCACCGGCTCGTGCTGTCCTACGACGCGCTCGCCGACGGCGTCCCGCTCGACCACATCATCACCCGCGTCCTGCAGACCGTGCCGCTGCCGCAGGTGTCGGCCCGGCCCCAGGCAGGCGGCGCGCCGCAGCCCGTGGGCAGGCCGTGA
- a CDS encoding DUF58 domain-containing protein codes for MEAALRTLELEVNRRLDGLLQGNHLGLVPGPGSEPGEARPYQPGDDVRRMDWAVTARTTVPHIRETVADRELETWVAVDLSPSLDFGTAACEKRDLVVAGVAAAAHLTRGGGNRIGALVSTGEQVVRVPARGGLAHARGLVRKVAETPRAPEGTRGDLAQLVEQLRRPPRRRGLVVVISDFLGELEWQRPLRALSARHDLLAIEVVDPRDVDLPDVGTVVLSDPETGRQREVVASPLLRREFAAAAAEHRAEVAAGLRRAGAGHLVLRTDSDWIADTVRFVVARKRRWSGGVA; via the coding sequence ATGGAGGCCGCCCTGCGCACCCTGGAGCTGGAGGTCAACCGGCGGCTCGACGGGCTGCTGCAGGGCAACCACCTCGGGCTCGTCCCCGGTCCCGGCTCCGAGCCCGGCGAGGCCCGGCCGTACCAGCCCGGCGACGACGTGCGCCGGATGGACTGGGCGGTCACCGCGCGCACCACCGTCCCGCACATCCGCGAGACCGTCGCCGACCGCGAGCTGGAGACGTGGGTCGCCGTCGACCTCTCGCCCAGCCTGGACTTCGGCACCGCGGCGTGCGAGAAGCGCGACCTGGTCGTCGCGGGCGTCGCGGCTGCCGCCCACCTCACCAGGGGCGGCGGCAACCGGATCGGCGCGCTGGTGTCCACCGGCGAGCAGGTCGTGCGCGTCCCCGCGCGCGGTGGCCTCGCGCACGCCCGAGGGCTGGTGCGCAAGGTCGCCGAGACGCCCAGGGCGCCCGAGGGCACCAGGGGCGACCTGGCGCAGCTCGTGGAGCAGCTCCGCCGACCGCCGCGCAGGCGCGGGCTGGTCGTGGTGATCTCCGACTTCCTGGGCGAGCTGGAGTGGCAGCGCCCGCTCCGCGCCCTGTCCGCGCGGCACGACCTCCTGGCGATCGAGGTCGTCGACCCGCGCGACGTCGACCTGCCCGACGTGGGCACCGTCGTGCTCTCCGACCCGGAGACCGGCAGGCAGCGCGAGGTGGTCGCCTCGCCGCTGCTGCGCCGCGAGTTCGCCGCCGCCGCCGCCGAGCACCGCGCCGAGGTCGCGGCCGGGCTGCGGCGCGCGGGGGCCGGACACCTGGTGCTGCGCACCGACTCGGACTGGATCGCCGACACCGTGCGCTTCGTGGTCGCCCGCAAGCGCCGCTGGTCGGGAGGGGTGGCCTGA
- a CDS encoding VWA domain-containing protein produces the protein MSLSGFASAWWFLLLLVVAGLAALYVVLQRVLRKRSLRFANLALLERVAPKRQGWYRHVPAAFLMVAFILLTVALAGPTAEQKVPRNRATVMLVIDVSLSMKATDVQPTRLEAAQVAAKSFAEGLTPGINLGLISFAGSATVLVAPTTDRSAVSQGIDGLKLAQSTATGDAIVAALSAIDSFGKVVGGADGPPPARVVLMTDGKETVGTRKATDAAGDAKEAGIPISTISFGTERGSVDINGKAQEVPVDDESMKEIAKISGGEFFKAASAEELRRVYDTLGEQIGYEKKQADASRPWLVAGTLVAMLAVAGSLLLGQRLP, from the coding sequence ATGAGCCTGTCGGGATTCGCCTCGGCGTGGTGGTTCCTGCTGCTGCTGGTCGTCGCAGGCCTCGCGGCGCTGTACGTGGTGCTCCAGCGGGTGCTGCGCAAGCGGTCGCTGCGGTTCGCGAACCTGGCGCTGCTGGAGCGCGTCGCGCCCAAGCGGCAGGGCTGGTACCGGCACGTGCCCGCCGCGTTCCTGATGGTGGCGTTCATCCTGCTCACGGTCGCGCTCGCCGGGCCGACGGCGGAGCAGAAGGTGCCGCGCAACCGGGCCACCGTGATGCTGGTGATCGACGTGTCGCTGTCCATGAAGGCCACCGACGTGCAGCCCACCCGGCTGGAGGCGGCGCAGGTCGCGGCCAAGTCGTTCGCGGAGGGGCTCACGCCGGGCATCAACCTCGGGCTGATCTCGTTCGCGGGCTCGGCGACGGTGCTGGTCGCGCCCACCACGGACCGCTCGGCGGTGTCGCAGGGCATCGACGGGCTCAAGCTCGCCCAGTCCACCGCCACCGGTGACGCGATCGTCGCGGCGCTGTCCGCCATCGACTCGTTCGGCAAGGTCGTGGGCGGCGCGGACGGGCCGCCGCCTGCGCGCGTGGTGCTGATGACGGACGGCAAGGAGACCGTGGGCACGCGCAAGGCCACGGACGCGGCGGGGGATGCGAAGGAGGCGGGCATCCCGATCTCCACGATCTCCTTCGGCACCGAGCGCGGCAGCGTCGACATCAACGGCAAGGCGCAGGAGGTGCCGGTCGACGACGAGTCCATGAAGGAGATCGCGAAGATCTCCGGCGGCGAGTTCTTCAAGGCGGCCTCCGCCGAGGAGCTGCGGCGGGTGTACGACACGCTCGGCGAGCAGATCGGCTACGAGAAGAAGCAGGCCGACGCCAGCAGGCCGTGGCTCGTCGCGGGCACGCTGGTCGCGATGCTCGCCGTGGCCGGGTCCCTCCTCCTCGGGCAACGCCTTCCTTGA
- a CDS encoding DUF5655 domain-containing protein, giving the protein MTTARAWQEVADWSATLLRRQTGTGVVEWNRRVLGCGEGTEVGVRRWLRERGVLGYPQLLLVMERFGRPEPLGGVASGVLAAQYSGRPELRPVLERLVAESGTFGAQHVQVRRTHVALVTPRRTYAVLRPVGRDRVDLGLRLVGQEPVGRLAAVAVSGNASLTVRIVVTSADEVDGETVDWLRRAYSENC; this is encoded by the coding sequence TTGACGACCGCGCGTGCGTGGCAGGAGGTGGCCGACTGGTCGGCCACCCTGCTGCGCAGGCAGACCGGGACCGGGGTCGTGGAGTGGAACCGGCGGGTCCTGGGGTGCGGTGAGGGCACCGAGGTCGGGGTTCGGCGGTGGCTGCGGGAGCGCGGGGTGCTCGGGTACCCGCAGCTGCTGCTGGTGATGGAGCGGTTCGGGCGGCCGGAACCGCTGGGCGGGGTCGCGTCGGGGGTGCTGGCGGCGCAGTACTCGGGGCGGCCCGAGCTGCGGCCGGTGCTGGAGCGGCTGGTCGCGGAGAGCGGGACGTTCGGGGCGCAGCACGTGCAGGTCCGGCGCACGCACGTGGCCCTGGTGACGCCCCGGCGGACCTACGCGGTGCTGCGGCCGGTGGGGCGGGACCGGGTGGACCTCGGGTTGAGGCTGGTCGGGCAGGAGCCGGTGGGGCGGCTGGCGGCCGTCGCGGTGTCCGGGAACGCGTCGTTGACCGTGCGGATCGTGGTGACCAGCGCGGACGAGGTCGACGGGGAGACCGTGGACTGGTTGCGGCGGGCTTATTCGGAGAACTGCTAG
- a CDS encoding TAXI family TRAP transporter solute-binding subunit produces MTTRRTALLACAVTPLLVTCAPSAPPAPIVVAAGEEGGFYLDFATLLAAQLPFPATPRPTEGSRDNLRLLAARQADLALTLADAAQEAREAQEAQDLRALGRVYENYLQLVVPAGSPARTAGDLRGLRVSLGAAGSGAALAGDRLFTALDLHRDTRVDHLPFRTAARELAAGRIDALLWSGGVPTPALTDLGGVRLLPLADALPALRALGDGDGGGGGDHYEQVTVPAGVYGAAAEVRTIGVANLLVCRPDLPDATAGATARTLVGRAASLVPDQALGAQFLDVRSLITTTGVPLHPGAASAYRDLHG; encoded by the coding sequence GTGACCACCCGCCGCACCGCCCTGCTGGCCTGCGCGGTGACCCCGCTGCTGGTCACCTGCGCCCCGAGCGCACCGCCCGCCCCGATCGTGGTCGCCGCGGGCGAGGAGGGCGGCTTCTACCTGGACTTCGCCACCCTCCTGGCCGCCCAGCTCCCGTTCCCCGCGACCCCGCGCCCCACCGAGGGCAGCCGCGACAACCTCCGCCTGCTGGCCGCCCGCCAGGCCGACCTGGCCCTGACCCTGGCCGACGCCGCCCAGGAGGCGCGGGAGGCCCAGGAGGCCCAGGACCTGCGCGCGCTGGGCCGGGTCTACGAGAACTACCTGCAACTGGTCGTCCCCGCAGGCTCCCCGGCCCGCACCGCGGGCGACCTGCGCGGCCTGCGGGTGTCACTGGGCGCGGCGGGCTCGGGCGCGGCGCTCGCGGGCGACCGCCTGTTCACCGCCCTCGACCTGCACCGCGACACCCGCGTGGACCACCTCCCGTTCCGCACCGCCGCACGCGAGCTGGCGGCGGGCCGGATCGACGCCCTGCTGTGGTCGGGCGGCGTCCCCACCCCGGCCCTGACCGACCTGGGCGGCGTCCGCCTGCTCCCCCTGGCCGACGCCCTCCCCGCGCTGCGCGCGCTCGGCGACGGCGACGGCGGCGGCGGCGGCGACCACTACGAGCAGGTCACCGTCCCGGCGGGCGTCTACGGCGCGGCGGCCGAGGTGCGCACGATCGGCGTGGCGAACCTCCTGGTGTGCCGCCCCGACCTGCCGGACGCCACCGCCGGCGCGACCGCGCGCACCCTCGTGGGCCGGGCCGCGTCACTGGTGCCCGACCAAGCGCTGGGCGCGCAGTTCCTGGACGTGCGCAGCCTGATCACCACCACCGGCGTCCCCCTGCACCCCGGCGCGGCGAGCGCGTACCGCGACCTGCACGGCTGA